From Pseudarthrobacter equi, a single genomic window includes:
- a CDS encoding GAF and ANTAR domain-containing protein, translating into MATDRTDEPVAKRLGELVLTSSHVEEFLHDLAVEAAAELSSTGQQVSCSITVVRRKKAATAASSDGRARAMDEVQYTFNDGPCLSAIRLATTIHVPDLHNELRWPEYLEAVNEGTLKSILAVPVPVDNEARAALNLYSDGKDAFPADSVASAERFAREASQSLRLALRIAQLTDARDDLAAAMASRTTIDLAAGAIMGQNRCNQETAMAILKSASSTRNIKLRDVAARVIASVAADDTVSTHFDA; encoded by the coding sequence ATGGCCACAGACAGAACCGACGAGCCGGTAGCCAAGCGCCTCGGCGAACTGGTCCTCACCAGTTCCCATGTTGAAGAATTCCTCCATGACCTGGCCGTTGAGGCCGCAGCCGAGCTCTCCTCGACGGGGCAGCAGGTGTCCTGTTCCATCACCGTGGTGCGGCGCAAGAAGGCAGCAACGGCGGCCAGCAGCGATGGACGCGCCCGGGCCATGGACGAGGTGCAGTACACCTTCAATGACGGCCCGTGCCTGTCGGCCATCCGCCTGGCCACCACCATCCATGTCCCGGACCTGCACAACGAGCTCCGCTGGCCGGAGTACCTGGAAGCGGTGAACGAAGGAACCCTCAAATCCATCCTCGCGGTGCCCGTCCCTGTGGACAACGAGGCGCGGGCGGCTCTGAACCTCTACTCCGACGGCAAGGATGCGTTCCCCGCGGACTCCGTGGCCTCAGCCGAACGGTTCGCCCGGGAAGCCAGCCAGTCCCTGCGGCTCGCGCTGCGGATCGCCCAGCTGACGGATGCGCGCGACGACCTCGCCGCCGCCATGGCTTCACGCACCACCATCGACCTCGCGGCCGGGGCCATTATGGGCCAGAACCGGTGCAACCAGGAAACGGCCATGGCCATCCTCAAGAGCGCCTCCAGCACGCGCAACATCAAGCTCCGGGACGTCGCTGCCCGGGTGATCGCCTCGGTGGCCGCCGACGATACCGTCAGCACCCACTTCGACGCCTGA
- a CDS encoding arsenate reductase ArsC translates to MTADPAAKPSVLFVCVHNAGRSQMAAAFLSSLAKGAIEVRSAGSQPADTVNPAAVEAMAEVGIDMSAEVPKILTTEAVRKSDVVVTMGCGDECPYFPGKRYEDWVLEDPAGQGVDAVRPIRDRIRTRVEALITELVPAQHPDAQ, encoded by the coding sequence TTGACCGCCGACCCCGCCGCGAAACCGTCCGTCCTGTTCGTATGTGTCCACAACGCCGGCCGTTCCCAGATGGCAGCGGCATTCCTGTCCTCCCTGGCCAAGGGAGCCATCGAGGTCCGCTCCGCCGGATCCCAGCCGGCGGACACCGTGAACCCGGCCGCCGTCGAGGCCATGGCAGAGGTGGGCATCGACATGTCCGCCGAGGTCCCCAAGATCCTCACCACGGAGGCCGTCCGGAAATCCGACGTGGTGGTCACCATGGGCTGCGGCGACGAATGCCCCTACTTCCCCGGCAAGCGCTACGAGGACTGGGTGCTGGAGGATCCAGCCGGCCAGGGTGTGGATGCCGTCCGCCCCATCCGGGACCGGATCAGGACAAGGGTGGAGGCCCTCATCACCGAACTCGTCCCCGCGCAGCACCCCGACGCCCAGTAG
- a CDS encoding GAF and ANTAR domain-containing protein produces the protein MKRLPLDDLSDTIARIRGVLLTEEKASHAVALIARAIKETLPGHPEAGVSILDAGGNRISSAATHPLVEQLDAVQYELDEGPCLTAWSAEEVVIVEDVHTDQRWPNWRAAVLDTSVRSVASAPLMAGGQALGALNIYSALPGQYDGSTGRVLPLFAGTAATLLAHIQGTEVPLRMAGDLKATLATRDTINRACGMLMERHGIGHDDALGRLITKARKSGGTLAEVSALLVAGAAAPGNNGE, from the coding sequence ACACCATCGCACGCATTCGCGGAGTGCTGCTGACCGAGGAAAAAGCAAGCCACGCCGTGGCCTTGATCGCCCGGGCCATCAAGGAAACCCTGCCCGGCCACCCGGAGGCGGGGGTGTCCATCCTGGACGCCGGCGGCAACCGGATCAGCAGCGCCGCCACCCATCCCCTCGTGGAGCAGCTGGACGCCGTCCAGTACGAACTCGACGAAGGCCCGTGCCTCACCGCATGGTCCGCCGAAGAAGTGGTGATCGTTGAAGACGTCCACACGGACCAGCGGTGGCCGAACTGGCGAGCAGCTGTCCTGGACACTTCGGTCCGTTCCGTGGCCAGTGCCCCGCTGATGGCCGGCGGCCAGGCGCTGGGTGCCCTCAACATCTACTCGGCACTGCCGGGCCAGTACGACGGGTCCACCGGCCGGGTGCTCCCCCTGTTCGCCGGAACCGCCGCCACGCTGCTGGCGCACATCCAGGGCACCGAGGTTCCGCTGCGGATGGCGGGCGACCTCAAAGCCACCCTCGCCACACGGGACACCATCAACCGGGCCTGCGGGATGCTGATGGAGCGGCACGGCATCGGCCACGATGATGCCCTGGGCCGGCTCATCACCAAAGCCAGGAAATCCGGCGGCACCCTCGCGGAGGTCAGCGCCTTGCTGGTGGCCGGGGCTGCCGCTCCCGGGAACAACGGCGAGTAA
- the chrA gene encoding chromate efflux transporter produces MTGEASGGASTTARGSAWEVFRVFLKLGVTSFGGPIAHLGYFRDELVRRRKWVDEQEYGDLVALCQFLPGPASSQVGFGMGLHRAGPLGALAAFLAFTLPSAALLVAFALGAALFQGAVGSGILTGLKIVAVAIVAQAVWGMARALTPDRERAAIAVVAALSATLLAGSVGQIAAILFGALAGLLVCRRGTTDLTGQMRFPVSRTAGIICLALFALLLLGLPVLALATGSAGITLFEAFYRAGALVFGGGHVVLPLLQAGVVDPGWVTNQQFLAGYGAAQAVPGPLFTFAAYLGTASGYGPGGVAGAAVALAGIFLPGFLLLAGVLPFWNSWRSRPGAQALMRGANAAVVGILAAALYNPLFTTAITGPGPFGLGLVCFVLLIAWKAPPWAVVLVGAAGGVLLALAG; encoded by the coding sequence ATGACCGGCGAGGCATCAGGCGGGGCGTCAACCACGGCCCGCGGCTCGGCCTGGGAGGTCTTCCGGGTCTTCCTCAAACTGGGTGTCACCTCGTTCGGCGGCCCCATCGCGCACCTGGGCTATTTCCGGGACGAACTGGTCCGGCGGCGCAAGTGGGTGGACGAGCAGGAATACGGGGACCTGGTGGCACTGTGCCAGTTCCTGCCCGGACCCGCCTCCAGCCAGGTGGGCTTCGGCATGGGGCTGCACCGCGCCGGCCCCCTCGGCGCGCTGGCCGCGTTCCTCGCCTTCACCCTCCCGTCCGCGGCCCTGTTGGTCGCCTTCGCCCTGGGAGCCGCGCTGTTCCAGGGTGCTGTGGGGTCCGGGATCCTCACCGGGCTGAAGATCGTGGCGGTGGCCATCGTGGCCCAGGCCGTGTGGGGCATGGCCAGGGCACTCACCCCGGACCGGGAACGGGCGGCGATCGCCGTCGTCGCGGCCCTGTCCGCCACCCTGCTGGCCGGTTCCGTCGGCCAGATCGCGGCCATCCTGTTCGGCGCGCTCGCCGGGCTGCTGGTCTGCCGGCGGGGCACAACCGACCTGACCGGCCAAATGCGCTTCCCCGTCAGCCGGACTGCGGGCATCATCTGCCTGGCACTGTTCGCGCTTCTGCTGCTGGGCCTGCCGGTGCTGGCGCTGGCCACGGGCTCGGCCGGTATCACCCTGTTTGAGGCGTTCTACCGGGCCGGGGCGCTGGTGTTCGGCGGCGGCCATGTGGTGCTGCCCCTGCTCCAGGCCGGCGTGGTGGACCCGGGCTGGGTGACTAACCAGCAGTTCCTGGCAGGTTACGGCGCCGCGCAGGCGGTGCCGGGGCCCCTGTTCACTTTCGCGGCCTACCTGGGCACGGCGTCCGGCTACGGTCCGGGCGGCGTGGCTGGTGCCGCCGTCGCGCTCGCCGGCATTTTCCTGCCCGGGTTCCTGCTGCTCGCCGGAGTGCTGCCCTTCTGGAACTCATGGCGTTCCCGGCCCGGGGCCCAGGCCCTGATGCGGGGCGCCAATGCCGCCGTGGTGGGCATCCTGGCCGCGGCCCTGTACAACCCGCTGTTCACCACTGCCATCACCGGGCCGGGCCCGTTCGGCCTGGGCCTGGTTTGCTTCGTGCTGCTCATCGCGTGGAAGGCGCCGCCTTGGGCAGTGGTGCTGGTGGGCGCGGCCGGGGGAGTGCTGCTGGCGCTCGCCGGCTGA